One region of Polypterus senegalus isolate Bchr_013 chromosome 11, ASM1683550v1, whole genome shotgun sequence genomic DNA includes:
- the LOC120539721 gene encoding C5a anaphylatoxin chemotactic receptor 1-like yields the protein MEEFDLSWLQDDNGGEWNSTEAFTDWNSTDWNTGERMHVKLQAHQILNVLLYFLIIVLGVPGNAVVIWITGFKMKRTVNSVWFLNLACADLLCCLSLPFMMYKIIHDHHWPFGLQMCRAVNGFILLNMFCSIFLLIVISLDRFILVAKPVWCQNHRNPHCASMLCLLVWVVSLLLTLPLFIHRREYKDNFTDKIICEPDFSYFGHNIQMAELGVTIYQFLMGFLFPFGCITVCHLFIFQRVTQNGRRFSNRSKKTMQVISVVILAFFFCWLPYHIMKFLIAVTPFSSTWHFHLLNINFFAVTLAYFNSCLNPLLYVCMGQDFKEHVCKSLRGVMENFMNDDLPSRSMATTKSSSISDRSAAL from the coding sequence ATGGAGGAATTTGATTTGTCCTGGCTTCAGGATGATAATGGTGGAGAATGGAACTCAACTGAGGCCTTCACTGATTGGAACTCAACAGACTGGAACACAGGGGAACGGATGCATGTGAAGCTGCAAGCCCACCAAATTCTAAATGtgcttctttattttctgattatCGTGCTGGGTGTTCCGGGCAATGCTGTGGTCATTTGGATCACAGGATTTAAAATGAAGCGCACAGTCAATTCAGTCTGGTTCTTAAATCTGGCTTGTGCTGACCTCCTTTGCTGCCTCAGCCTCCCTTTCATGATGTATAAAATTATTCATGACCATCATTGGCCCTTTGGTTTGCAAATGTGCAGGGCGGTCAATGGCTTCATTCTTCTTAACATGTTCTGCAGCATCTTTTTGCTTATTGTCATCAGCCTGGACCGTTTCATCCTGGTGGCCAAACCGGTGTGGTGTCAGAACCATCGCAACCCTCACTGCGCCAGTATGTTGTGTTTGCTGGTGTGGGTGGTCTCTCTTCTCCTCACCCTTCCATTATTTATTCACCGTAGAGAATATAAAGATAATTTTACTGATAAGATCATATGTGAGCCTGACTTCAGCTACTTTGGTCATAATATCCAGATGGCAGAGTTAGGGGTAACAATCTATCAGTTCTTGATGGGCTTCCTCTTCCCATTTGGTTGTATCACTGTTTGCCATTTATTCATATTTCAACGAGTGACTCAGAATGGCCGAAGATTTAGTAACAGGTCAAAGAAAACAATGCAGGTGATCTCTGTGGTGATTctagccttttttttttgctggctgcCATATCACATTATGAAATTCTTGATTGCAGTCACTCCTTTCTCCTCCACATGGCACTTCCATCTGCTGAACATCAACTTCTTTGCGGTCACTCTGGCCTACTTCAACAGCTGCCTAAACCCCCTGCTGTATGTATGCATGGGCCAGGACTTCAAGGAGCATGTGTGCAAGTCCCTGAGGGGTGTGATGGAGAACTTCATGAACGATGATCTGCCCTCTCGTTCTATGGCCACCACCAAGTCCTCCTCAATCAGTGACCGATCAGCTGCATTGTGA